A stretch of Candidatus Bathyarchaeota archaeon DNA encodes these proteins:
- a CDS encoding type II toxin-antitoxin system RelE/ParE family toxin, which yields MKYRVLISRQAEKSYEKLEENVKVRVRKTLTDLEDQPYLGKRLHGELKENYSIRLGKIRIVYTVSERDKTVYVIAIGWRKTIYRTR from the coding sequence TTGAAGTATAGGGTTCTCATATCGCGGCAAGCTGAGAAATCCTACGAGAAACTGGAGGAAAATGTCAAAGTTAGAGTTAGAAAGACCTTAACAGATTTAGAGGATCAGCCGTATCTGGGTAAAAGGCTTCATGGAGAATTAAAGGAAAACTATAGCATCCGATTGGGAAAAATCAGGATTGTTTATACCGTTTCAGAGAGGGATAAAACCGTCTATGTGATAGCCATTGGCTGGAGAAAAACTATTTATCGAACCCGATGA